One window of Triticum dicoccoides isolate Atlit2015 ecotype Zavitan chromosome 5A, WEW_v2.0, whole genome shotgun sequence genomic DNA carries:
- the LOC119302765 gene encoding auxin-responsive protein SAUR36-like, whose translation MVGAKRLAQLAKKLQRVEALGRKRLTVSAKEDEDCYSSVPAKGHCVMYTADGGHFEVPLEYLSTTVFGELLRMSQEEFGFASDGGITLPCDAAVMEYAMCLLRRKASAEVESALLSSMVTSCHYTGCVMPTVGDSNQIYCL comes from the coding sequence ATGGTCGGTGCCAAGAGACTTGCTCAATTGGCGAAGAAGTTGCAGAGGGTGGAAGCACTTGGGAGGAAGAGGCTCACGGTGTCAGCCAAAGAAGATGAAGACTGCTACAGTTCTGTACCAGCCAAGGGCCACTGTGTCATGTACACGGCTGATGGGGGGCATTTTGAGGTCCCGTTGGAGTACCTCAGCACGACGGTATTCGGTGAGCTCCTGAGGATGTCCCAGGAGGAGTTTGGCTTTGCGAGCGATGGCGGGATCACACTGCCCTGTGATGCTGCAGTGATGGAGTATGCCATGTGCTTGCTCAGGAGAAAGGCCTCCGCCGAGGTCGAGAGTGCATTGCTGAGCTCTATGGTAACGTCTTGCCACTACACTGGCTGTGTGATGCCTACTGTTGGAGACAGCAACCAGATTTACTGTTTGTAG
- the LOC119302763 gene encoding auxin-responsive protein SAUR36-like encodes MAPPKPQHCTYPTHCIPSQSTVSAPALPLDYKSMAKCSPNTTTSSTDKRHSSLELAEQFLQFPETQETTMMSAKNLAQLAKKWQRVVAMGRKRLTSSTSGEETGGPCGTSCSPVAGKGHFVVYTTDGARFEVPLAFLGTTVFDELLRMSQEEFGFTGVDGGRITLPCDASMMEYAMCLLRRNASSEMEAAFLNTMAMPCHYHAEPHLRVSQHYGVCSS; translated from the coding sequence ATGGCACCTCCAAAACCGCAGCACTGCACGTACCCTACCCATTGCATACCATCACAGTCCACCGTGTCGGCGCCAGCTTTACCCTTGGACTATAAATCCATGGCTAAATGCTCTCCTAACACCACCACTTCATCCACAGACAAAAGGCATTCCAGCCTTGAACTAGCAGAACAATTTCTCCAGTTTCCAGAAACACAAGAAACTACCATGATGAGTGCCAAGAACCTCGCTCAGCTGGCCAAGAAGTGGCAGAGGGTGGTGGCTATGGGGAGGAAGAGGCTCACCTCATCAACATCAGGGGAGGAAACCGGAGGGCCGTGTGGCACGTCGTGCTCGCCTGTGGCTGGCAAGGGCCACTTCGTCGTGTACACTACTGACGGTGCAAGGTTCGAGGTGCCGCTTGCGTTCCTTGGCACGACCGTCTTCGACGAGCTCCTGAGGATGtcccaagaggagttcggcttcacAGGCGTTGATGGTGGCAGAATCACGCTGCCCTGTGACGCATCAATGATGGAGTACGCCATGTGCTTGCTCAGGAGAAATGCGTCCTCAGAGATGGAGGCTGCATTCCTCAACACCATGGCGATGCCATGCCACTATCATGCGGAGCCACATCTCAGAGTTAGCCAGCATTATGGTGTCTGCAGCTCCTGA